A stretch of the Agelaius phoeniceus isolate bAgePho1 chromosome 1, bAgePho1.hap1, whole genome shotgun sequence genome encodes the following:
- the LOC143694427 gene encoding uncharacterized protein LOC143694427 isoform X1: MAGQAQWQEPMAFEDVAVLLSRAEWDALTEGQRELYRDVVSDTYELLTSLGYPGPKPDVLHRLERGEEPWVCSSPGEQQYPDPEGWNPHPGWGHTESWLEEPSSDWWPRSSGYQGLETSCPAGWSTLWCLQDRNFQKKFGCHKGRSEVPSEADSGVGSQTQPWPVKEEVEDKPELMEDLTHSETFPLHSMMEQQRLHPWEQLWDGPGQRNHGNAQHHGHSLGEATLLPGTRALRVEELRAAAAKDHGYCLRSEPGTPCAPQPCSLWEHNYCQQLQAEGSHEAGGSHEAGGSHEARGSREAGGSREARGSREAGGSHEGRRRSKSGRNHGARRNRKAGRKREVSSFRAVRRQLASCRCRWRRTFRRAREILRRYQPYWRLGFPWRDRSSSSGGAAQGTNPGVCPPTDAATPCQLQSAGNAEGVTLDTQRAPEEILGTGGSPPALSLDAGVGKGAKPLEHPGASQELEGCTEAQKLPEVSLQDVFRNVLKAIRYILDSMCQKLELQGVPQGKTIWPIIIQIDNLTEMKKL, translated from the exons ATGGCGGGGCAGGCGCAG TGGCAGGAGCCGATGGCCTTCGAGGACGTGGCGGTGTTGCTGAGCCGGGCCGAGTGGGACGCGCTCACGGAGGGGCAGCGGGAGCTGTACCGAGACGTCGTGTCCGACACCTACGAGCTGCTGACCTCCCTGG GTTATCCAGGCCCCAAGCCCGACGTCCTGCACCGGCTGGAGCGCGGGGAAGAGCCGTGGGTCTGCTCATCCCCAGGTGAACAGCAATATCCCGACCCTGAGGGATGGAATCCGCATCCAGGATGGG GACACACTGAGAGCTGGCTGGAGGAGCCTTCCTCTGACTGGTGGCCCAGATCCAGTGGGTACCAGGGTCTGGAGACCTCATGTCCAG caggatggagcaCGCTGTGGTGTCTCCAGGACAGGAACTTCCAGAAGAAGTTTGGCTGTCACAAGGGAAGGAGCGAAGTCCCGTCGGAAGCAGACAGTGGAGTGGGGAGCCAAACCCAGCCATGGCCTGTGAAGGAGGAAGTGGAGGATAAACCTGAACTCATGGAAGACCTAACTCACAGTGAGACATTCCCGCTTCATTCCATGATGGAACAGCAGAGGCTGCATCCTTGGGAACAGCTGTGGgatggccctgggcagaggaaTCACGGGAATGCCCAACACCACGGACACAGCTTGGGAGAGGCGACGCTTCTCCCAGGAACCCGGGCACTGCGGGTGGAGGAGCtgcgagcagcagcagcaaaggaccATGGCTACTGCCTCCGGAGCGAGCCGGGCACGCCCTGcgccccccagccctgctccctgtgggaaCACAACtactgccagcagctccaggccgaGGGGAGCCACGAGGCCGGGGGGAGCCACGAGGCCGGGGGGAGCCACGAGGCCAGGGGGAGCCGTGAGGCTGGGGGGAGCCGTGAGGCCAGGGGGAGCCGCGAGGCTGGGGGGAGCCAcgagggcaggaggagaagcaAGTCCGGGAGGAACCATGGGGCCAGGAGGAACCGCAAGGCTGGGAGGAAACGTGAGGTCAGCTCCTTCCGGGCCGTGCGGCGCCAGCTGGCGTCGTGTCGATGCCGCTGGCGCAGGACGTTCCGGAGAGCCAGGGAGATCCTGCGGCGCTATCAGCCCTACTGGAGGTTGGGGTTTCCGTGGAGAGACCGCTCCAGCTCCAGTGGCGGCGCCGCGCAGGGGACAAACCCCGGGGTTTGTCCCCCTACGGATGCGGCCACACCGTGCCAGCTCCAGAGCGCTGGGAATGCTGAGGGGGTGACATTGGACACACAACGTGCCCCGGAGGAGATTTTGGGAACTGGAGGGTCACCCCCTGCCCTAAGCCTGGATGCAGGGGTGGGGAAGGGAGCGAAGCCTCTGGAGCATCCAGGTGCCAGTCAGGAGCTTGAAGGATGCACGGAAGCCCAGAAATTGCCAGAGGTGTCGCTCCAGGACGTGTTCCGGAACGTGCTGAAGGCGATCAGGTACATTCTGGACTCCATGTGCCAGAAGTTGGAGCTCCAGGGTGTCCCCCAAGGGAAGACCATCTGGCCCATCATCATCCAGATTGACAACTTGACAGAGATGAAGAAGCTCTGA
- the LOC143694427 gene encoding uncharacterized protein LOC143694427 isoform X4 — MAGQAQWQEPMAFEDVAVLLSRAEWDALTEGQRELYRDVVSDTYELLTSLGYPGPKPDVLHRLERGEEPWVCSSPGHTESWLEEPSSDWWPRSSGYQGLETSCPGWSTLWCLQDRNFQKKFGCHKGRSEVPSEADSGVGSQTQPWPVKEEVEDKPELMEDLTHSETFPLHSMMEQQRLHPWEQLWDGPGQRNHGNAQHHGHSLGEATLLPGTRALRVEELRAAAAKDHGYCLRSEPGTPCAPQPCSLWEHNYCQQLQAEGSHEAGGSHEAGGSHEARGSREAGGSREARGSREAGGSHEGRRRSKSGRNHGARRNRKAGRKREVSSFRAVRRQLASCRCRWRRTFRRAREILRRYQPYWRLGFPWRDRSSSSGGAAQGTNPGVCPPTDAATPCQLQSAGNAEGVTLDTQRAPEEILGTGGSPPALSLDAGVGKGAKPLEHPGASQELEGCTEAQKLPEVSLQDVFRNVLKAIRYILDSMCQKLELQGVPQGKTIWPIIIQIDNLTEMKKL; from the exons ATGGCGGGGCAGGCGCAG TGGCAGGAGCCGATGGCCTTCGAGGACGTGGCGGTGTTGCTGAGCCGGGCCGAGTGGGACGCGCTCACGGAGGGGCAGCGGGAGCTGTACCGAGACGTCGTGTCCGACACCTACGAGCTGCTGACCTCCCTGG GTTATCCAGGCCCCAAGCCCGACGTCCTGCACCGGCTGGAGCGCGGGGAAGAGCCGTGGGTCTGCTCATCCCCAG GACACACTGAGAGCTGGCTGGAGGAGCCTTCCTCTGACTGGTGGCCCAGATCCAGTGGGTACCAGGGTCTGGAGACCTCATGTCCAG gatggagcaCGCTGTGGTGTCTCCAGGACAGGAACTTCCAGAAGAAGTTTGGCTGTCACAAGGGAAGGAGCGAAGTCCCGTCGGAAGCAGACAGTGGAGTGGGGAGCCAAACCCAGCCATGGCCTGTGAAGGAGGAAGTGGAGGATAAACCTGAACTCATGGAAGACCTAACTCACAGTGAGACATTCCCGCTTCATTCCATGATGGAACAGCAGAGGCTGCATCCTTGGGAACAGCTGTGGgatggccctgggcagaggaaTCACGGGAATGCCCAACACCACGGACACAGCTTGGGAGAGGCGACGCTTCTCCCAGGAACCCGGGCACTGCGGGTGGAGGAGCtgcgagcagcagcagcaaaggaccATGGCTACTGCCTCCGGAGCGAGCCGGGCACGCCCTGcgccccccagccctgctccctgtgggaaCACAACtactgccagcagctccaggccgaGGGGAGCCACGAGGCCGGGGGGAGCCACGAGGCCGGGGGGAGCCACGAGGCCAGGGGGAGCCGTGAGGCTGGGGGGAGCCGTGAGGCCAGGGGGAGCCGCGAGGCTGGGGGGAGCCAcgagggcaggaggagaagcaAGTCCGGGAGGAACCATGGGGCCAGGAGGAACCGCAAGGCTGGGAGGAAACGTGAGGTCAGCTCCTTCCGGGCCGTGCGGCGCCAGCTGGCGTCGTGTCGATGCCGCTGGCGCAGGACGTTCCGGAGAGCCAGGGAGATCCTGCGGCGCTATCAGCCCTACTGGAGGTTGGGGTTTCCGTGGAGAGACCGCTCCAGCTCCAGTGGCGGCGCCGCGCAGGGGACAAACCCCGGGGTTTGTCCCCCTACGGATGCGGCCACACCGTGCCAGCTCCAGAGCGCTGGGAATGCTGAGGGGGTGACATTGGACACACAACGTGCCCCGGAGGAGATTTTGGGAACTGGAGGGTCACCCCCTGCCCTAAGCCTGGATGCAGGGGTGGGGAAGGGAGCGAAGCCTCTGGAGCATCCAGGTGCCAGTCAGGAGCTTGAAGGATGCACGGAAGCCCAGAAATTGCCAGAGGTGTCGCTCCAGGACGTGTTCCGGAACGTGCTGAAGGCGATCAGGTACATTCTGGACTCCATGTGCCAGAAGTTGGAGCTCCAGGGTGTCCCCCAAGGGAAGACCATCTGGCCCATCATCATCCAGATTGACAACTTGACAGAGATGAAGAAGCTCTGA
- the LOC143694427 gene encoding uncharacterized protein LOC143694427 isoform X3 — translation MAGQAQWQEPMAFEDVAVLLSRAEWDALTEGQRELYRDVVSDTYELLTSLGYPGPKPDVLHRLERGEEPWVCSSPGHTESWLEEPSSDWWPRSSGYQGLETSCPAGWSTLWCLQDRNFQKKFGCHKGRSEVPSEADSGVGSQTQPWPVKEEVEDKPELMEDLTHSETFPLHSMMEQQRLHPWEQLWDGPGQRNHGNAQHHGHSLGEATLLPGTRALRVEELRAAAAKDHGYCLRSEPGTPCAPQPCSLWEHNYCQQLQAEGSHEAGGSHEAGGSHEARGSREAGGSREARGSREAGGSHEGRRRSKSGRNHGARRNRKAGRKREVSSFRAVRRQLASCRCRWRRTFRRAREILRRYQPYWRLGFPWRDRSSSSGGAAQGTNPGVCPPTDAATPCQLQSAGNAEGVTLDTQRAPEEILGTGGSPPALSLDAGVGKGAKPLEHPGASQELEGCTEAQKLPEVSLQDVFRNVLKAIRYILDSMCQKLELQGVPQGKTIWPIIIQIDNLTEMKKL, via the exons ATGGCGGGGCAGGCGCAG TGGCAGGAGCCGATGGCCTTCGAGGACGTGGCGGTGTTGCTGAGCCGGGCCGAGTGGGACGCGCTCACGGAGGGGCAGCGGGAGCTGTACCGAGACGTCGTGTCCGACACCTACGAGCTGCTGACCTCCCTGG GTTATCCAGGCCCCAAGCCCGACGTCCTGCACCGGCTGGAGCGCGGGGAAGAGCCGTGGGTCTGCTCATCCCCAG GACACACTGAGAGCTGGCTGGAGGAGCCTTCCTCTGACTGGTGGCCCAGATCCAGTGGGTACCAGGGTCTGGAGACCTCATGTCCAG caggatggagcaCGCTGTGGTGTCTCCAGGACAGGAACTTCCAGAAGAAGTTTGGCTGTCACAAGGGAAGGAGCGAAGTCCCGTCGGAAGCAGACAGTGGAGTGGGGAGCCAAACCCAGCCATGGCCTGTGAAGGAGGAAGTGGAGGATAAACCTGAACTCATGGAAGACCTAACTCACAGTGAGACATTCCCGCTTCATTCCATGATGGAACAGCAGAGGCTGCATCCTTGGGAACAGCTGTGGgatggccctgggcagaggaaTCACGGGAATGCCCAACACCACGGACACAGCTTGGGAGAGGCGACGCTTCTCCCAGGAACCCGGGCACTGCGGGTGGAGGAGCtgcgagcagcagcagcaaaggaccATGGCTACTGCCTCCGGAGCGAGCCGGGCACGCCCTGcgccccccagccctgctccctgtgggaaCACAACtactgccagcagctccaggccgaGGGGAGCCACGAGGCCGGGGGGAGCCACGAGGCCGGGGGGAGCCACGAGGCCAGGGGGAGCCGTGAGGCTGGGGGGAGCCGTGAGGCCAGGGGGAGCCGCGAGGCTGGGGGGAGCCAcgagggcaggaggagaagcaAGTCCGGGAGGAACCATGGGGCCAGGAGGAACCGCAAGGCTGGGAGGAAACGTGAGGTCAGCTCCTTCCGGGCCGTGCGGCGCCAGCTGGCGTCGTGTCGATGCCGCTGGCGCAGGACGTTCCGGAGAGCCAGGGAGATCCTGCGGCGCTATCAGCCCTACTGGAGGTTGGGGTTTCCGTGGAGAGACCGCTCCAGCTCCAGTGGCGGCGCCGCGCAGGGGACAAACCCCGGGGTTTGTCCCCCTACGGATGCGGCCACACCGTGCCAGCTCCAGAGCGCTGGGAATGCTGAGGGGGTGACATTGGACACACAACGTGCCCCGGAGGAGATTTTGGGAACTGGAGGGTCACCCCCTGCCCTAAGCCTGGATGCAGGGGTGGGGAAGGGAGCGAAGCCTCTGGAGCATCCAGGTGCCAGTCAGGAGCTTGAAGGATGCACGGAAGCCCAGAAATTGCCAGAGGTGTCGCTCCAGGACGTGTTCCGGAACGTGCTGAAGGCGATCAGGTACATTCTGGACTCCATGTGCCAGAAGTTGGAGCTCCAGGGTGTCCCCCAAGGGAAGACCATCTGGCCCATCATCATCCAGATTGACAACTTGACAGAGATGAAGAAGCTCTGA
- the LOC143694427 gene encoding uncharacterized protein LOC143694427 isoform X5, which translates to MAGQAQWQEPMAFEDVAVLLSRAEWDALTEGQRELYRDVVSDTYELLTSLGHTESWLEEPSSDWWPRSSGYQGLETSCPAGWSTLWCLQDRNFQKKFGCHKGRSEVPSEADSGVGSQTQPWPVKEEVEDKPELMEDLTHSETFPLHSMMEQQRLHPWEQLWDGPGQRNHGNAQHHGHSLGEATLLPGTRALRVEELRAAAAKDHGYCLRSEPGTPCAPQPCSLWEHNYCQQLQAEGSHEAGGSHEAGGSHEARGSREAGGSREARGSREAGGSHEGRRRSKSGRNHGARRNRKAGRKREVSSFRAVRRQLASCRCRWRRTFRRAREILRRYQPYWRLGFPWRDRSSSSGGAAQGTNPGVCPPTDAATPCQLQSAGNAEGVTLDTQRAPEEILGTGGSPPALSLDAGVGKGAKPLEHPGASQELEGCTEAQKLPEVSLQDVFRNVLKAIRYILDSMCQKLELQGVPQGKTIWPIIIQIDNLTEMKKL; encoded by the exons ATGGCGGGGCAGGCGCAG TGGCAGGAGCCGATGGCCTTCGAGGACGTGGCGGTGTTGCTGAGCCGGGCCGAGTGGGACGCGCTCACGGAGGGGCAGCGGGAGCTGTACCGAGACGTCGTGTCCGACACCTACGAGCTGCTGACCTCCCTGG GACACACTGAGAGCTGGCTGGAGGAGCCTTCCTCTGACTGGTGGCCCAGATCCAGTGGGTACCAGGGTCTGGAGACCTCATGTCCAG caggatggagcaCGCTGTGGTGTCTCCAGGACAGGAACTTCCAGAAGAAGTTTGGCTGTCACAAGGGAAGGAGCGAAGTCCCGTCGGAAGCAGACAGTGGAGTGGGGAGCCAAACCCAGCCATGGCCTGTGAAGGAGGAAGTGGAGGATAAACCTGAACTCATGGAAGACCTAACTCACAGTGAGACATTCCCGCTTCATTCCATGATGGAACAGCAGAGGCTGCATCCTTGGGAACAGCTGTGGgatggccctgggcagaggaaTCACGGGAATGCCCAACACCACGGACACAGCTTGGGAGAGGCGACGCTTCTCCCAGGAACCCGGGCACTGCGGGTGGAGGAGCtgcgagcagcagcagcaaaggaccATGGCTACTGCCTCCGGAGCGAGCCGGGCACGCCCTGcgccccccagccctgctccctgtgggaaCACAACtactgccagcagctccaggccgaGGGGAGCCACGAGGCCGGGGGGAGCCACGAGGCCGGGGGGAGCCACGAGGCCAGGGGGAGCCGTGAGGCTGGGGGGAGCCGTGAGGCCAGGGGGAGCCGCGAGGCTGGGGGGAGCCAcgagggcaggaggagaagcaAGTCCGGGAGGAACCATGGGGCCAGGAGGAACCGCAAGGCTGGGAGGAAACGTGAGGTCAGCTCCTTCCGGGCCGTGCGGCGCCAGCTGGCGTCGTGTCGATGCCGCTGGCGCAGGACGTTCCGGAGAGCCAGGGAGATCCTGCGGCGCTATCAGCCCTACTGGAGGTTGGGGTTTCCGTGGAGAGACCGCTCCAGCTCCAGTGGCGGCGCCGCGCAGGGGACAAACCCCGGGGTTTGTCCCCCTACGGATGCGGCCACACCGTGCCAGCTCCAGAGCGCTGGGAATGCTGAGGGGGTGACATTGGACACACAACGTGCCCCGGAGGAGATTTTGGGAACTGGAGGGTCACCCCCTGCCCTAAGCCTGGATGCAGGGGTGGGGAAGGGAGCGAAGCCTCTGGAGCATCCAGGTGCCAGTCAGGAGCTTGAAGGATGCACGGAAGCCCAGAAATTGCCAGAGGTGTCGCTCCAGGACGTGTTCCGGAACGTGCTGAAGGCGATCAGGTACATTCTGGACTCCATGTGCCAGAAGTTGGAGCTCCAGGGTGTCCCCCAAGGGAAGACCATCTGGCCCATCATCATCCAGATTGACAACTTGACAGAGATGAAGAAGCTCTGA
- the LOC143694427 gene encoding uncharacterized protein LOC143694427 isoform X2, producing the protein MAGQAQWQEPMAFEDVAVLLSRAEWDALTEGQRELYRDVVSDTYELLTSLGYPGPKPDVLHRLERGEEPWVCSSPGEQQYPDPEGWNPHPGWGHTESWLEEPSSDWWPRSSGYQGLETSCPGWSTLWCLQDRNFQKKFGCHKGRSEVPSEADSGVGSQTQPWPVKEEVEDKPELMEDLTHSETFPLHSMMEQQRLHPWEQLWDGPGQRNHGNAQHHGHSLGEATLLPGTRALRVEELRAAAAKDHGYCLRSEPGTPCAPQPCSLWEHNYCQQLQAEGSHEAGGSHEAGGSHEARGSREAGGSREARGSREAGGSHEGRRRSKSGRNHGARRNRKAGRKREVSSFRAVRRQLASCRCRWRRTFRRAREILRRYQPYWRLGFPWRDRSSSSGGAAQGTNPGVCPPTDAATPCQLQSAGNAEGVTLDTQRAPEEILGTGGSPPALSLDAGVGKGAKPLEHPGASQELEGCTEAQKLPEVSLQDVFRNVLKAIRYILDSMCQKLELQGVPQGKTIWPIIIQIDNLTEMKKL; encoded by the exons ATGGCGGGGCAGGCGCAG TGGCAGGAGCCGATGGCCTTCGAGGACGTGGCGGTGTTGCTGAGCCGGGCCGAGTGGGACGCGCTCACGGAGGGGCAGCGGGAGCTGTACCGAGACGTCGTGTCCGACACCTACGAGCTGCTGACCTCCCTGG GTTATCCAGGCCCCAAGCCCGACGTCCTGCACCGGCTGGAGCGCGGGGAAGAGCCGTGGGTCTGCTCATCCCCAGGTGAACAGCAATATCCCGACCCTGAGGGATGGAATCCGCATCCAGGATGGG GACACACTGAGAGCTGGCTGGAGGAGCCTTCCTCTGACTGGTGGCCCAGATCCAGTGGGTACCAGGGTCTGGAGACCTCATGTCCAG gatggagcaCGCTGTGGTGTCTCCAGGACAGGAACTTCCAGAAGAAGTTTGGCTGTCACAAGGGAAGGAGCGAAGTCCCGTCGGAAGCAGACAGTGGAGTGGGGAGCCAAACCCAGCCATGGCCTGTGAAGGAGGAAGTGGAGGATAAACCTGAACTCATGGAAGACCTAACTCACAGTGAGACATTCCCGCTTCATTCCATGATGGAACAGCAGAGGCTGCATCCTTGGGAACAGCTGTGGgatggccctgggcagaggaaTCACGGGAATGCCCAACACCACGGACACAGCTTGGGAGAGGCGACGCTTCTCCCAGGAACCCGGGCACTGCGGGTGGAGGAGCtgcgagcagcagcagcaaaggaccATGGCTACTGCCTCCGGAGCGAGCCGGGCACGCCCTGcgccccccagccctgctccctgtgggaaCACAACtactgccagcagctccaggccgaGGGGAGCCACGAGGCCGGGGGGAGCCACGAGGCCGGGGGGAGCCACGAGGCCAGGGGGAGCCGTGAGGCTGGGGGGAGCCGTGAGGCCAGGGGGAGCCGCGAGGCTGGGGGGAGCCAcgagggcaggaggagaagcaAGTCCGGGAGGAACCATGGGGCCAGGAGGAACCGCAAGGCTGGGAGGAAACGTGAGGTCAGCTCCTTCCGGGCCGTGCGGCGCCAGCTGGCGTCGTGTCGATGCCGCTGGCGCAGGACGTTCCGGAGAGCCAGGGAGATCCTGCGGCGCTATCAGCCCTACTGGAGGTTGGGGTTTCCGTGGAGAGACCGCTCCAGCTCCAGTGGCGGCGCCGCGCAGGGGACAAACCCCGGGGTTTGTCCCCCTACGGATGCGGCCACACCGTGCCAGCTCCAGAGCGCTGGGAATGCTGAGGGGGTGACATTGGACACACAACGTGCCCCGGAGGAGATTTTGGGAACTGGAGGGTCACCCCCTGCCCTAAGCCTGGATGCAGGGGTGGGGAAGGGAGCGAAGCCTCTGGAGCATCCAGGTGCCAGTCAGGAGCTTGAAGGATGCACGGAAGCCCAGAAATTGCCAGAGGTGTCGCTCCAGGACGTGTTCCGGAACGTGCTGAAGGCGATCAGGTACATTCTGGACTCCATGTGCCAGAAGTTGGAGCTCCAGGGTGTCCCCCAAGGGAAGACCATCTGGCCCATCATCATCCAGATTGACAACTTGACAGAGATGAAGAAGCTCTGA
- the LOC129125894 gene encoding cathelicidin-B1-like translates to MGPSRALPLLLLLLLALAGASTPGPRGATLGQDGTALSSSPPRSLSYGDVVAAAVELLNARAVSPYVLRLREAQPRPGWPSDLQSRQELSFTLEETTCRTPGMATSNCKSRWLGAVTWCQGSVFLEGQQPTVELSCEKAPAVFGQVWKSKIKDFFGKVKQRFRGFFQCGRIWIRDRLNLKAPCASLPIKVPASLLVSP, encoded by the exons ATGGGGCCGAGCCGAgcgctgccactgctgctgctgctgctgctggcgctgGCTGGAGCCTCCACACCAGGTCCACGCGGAGCCACGCTGGGACAGGATGGAACCGCGCTGTCCTCGTCCCCACCGCGGTCCCTGAGCTACGGGGACGTGGTGGCGGCGGCCGTGGAGCTGCTCAACGCCAGGGCTGTCAGTCCCTACGTGCTGCGGCTGCGGGAGGCtcagccccggcccggctgg CCCTCGGACCTGCAGAGCCGGCAGGAGCTGAGCTTCACCCTGGAGGAAACCACGTGCAGGACACCGGGAATGGCCACCAGCAACTGCAAGAGCCGCTGGCTCGGG GCGGTGACCTGGTGCCAGGGCTCCGTGTTCCTGGAGGGGCAGCAGCCCACGGTGGAGCTCTCCTGCGAGAAGGCGCCGGCCGTG TTTGGCCAAGTCTGGAAATCCAAGATCAAGGATTTCTTTGGCAAGGTCAAGCAGCGCTTCCGGGGCTTCTTCCAGTGTGGTCGGATCTGGATCCGGGACAGGCTCAACCTCAAGGCACCCT